From the genome of Thermus antranikianii DSM 12462, one region includes:
- a CDS encoding VanW family protein — protein sequence MLRRFAWTLALGLALAQGSTTPDSSPITAILVLEEDVIEDGQILSYVGSQPYPVATEKELRVLIKKLAREPKRPRFILQDGRWRGVEKKGLAFDEAEVLAAYREALANGRKSFRLPVRYLPPNPSLKDLYALGIREHLATGETDFRGSSRERTHNLLLASSKLDGLLIPPGTFSFNQALGPITEEEGYKEAFVIVGDRTEQGVGGGVCQVSTTLFRAFFLAGLPIKERHAHSYQVAYYKPTGLDAAVIQPYKDLKAVNDTPGHILVQRSVVGTRLRFHLFGTKDREVRWEGPFISDRKPPLPPREIPDPSLSPGVRKQVDFAAEGARVEVRRTVRYRDGRVRESKVVSVYRPWGAVYLVGPTPPPEAPPAPPAQGGGAP from the coding sequence ATGCTTCGGCGATTCGCCTGGACGCTGGCCCTGGGCCTTGCCCTGGCCCAGGGTAGCACCACCCCTGATTCCTCCCCTATCACCGCCATCCTGGTCCTGGAAGAGGACGTCATTGAAGATGGTCAGATTCTCAGCTATGTAGGTAGCCAACCCTATCCTGTGGCCACGGAGAAGGAGCTGAGAGTCCTCATCAAAAAGCTGGCCCGTGAACCCAAAAGGCCCCGCTTCATCCTGCAGGATGGGCGCTGGCGGGGGGTGGAGAAAAAAGGGCTCGCCTTTGACGAGGCCGAGGTTCTGGCCGCCTATCGCGAGGCTCTGGCCAACGGGCGCAAAAGCTTCCGCCTGCCCGTGCGCTACCTCCCGCCCAACCCAAGCCTCAAGGACCTCTACGCCCTGGGAATCCGGGAGCACCTGGCCACCGGGGAAACGGACTTCCGGGGTTCCAGCCGGGAGCGTACCCACAACCTGCTCCTTGCCTCCAGCAAGCTGGACGGCCTCTTGATCCCCCCGGGCACCTTCTCCTTCAACCAGGCCCTGGGGCCCATCACCGAGGAAGAAGGATACAAGGAAGCCTTCGTCATCGTGGGGGACCGCACGGAGCAGGGGGTGGGGGGCGGGGTCTGCCAGGTTTCCACCACCTTGTTCCGGGCGTTTTTCCTGGCCGGGCTACCCATAAAGGAGCGCCACGCCCACAGCTACCAGGTGGCCTACTACAAGCCCACGGGCCTGGACGCCGCGGTGATCCAGCCTTACAAGGACCTCAAGGCGGTGAACGACACCCCGGGGCACATCCTGGTGCAGCGCTCCGTGGTGGGCACCCGGCTCCGCTTTCACCTCTTCGGCACCAAGGACCGGGAGGTGCGCTGGGAAGGTCCCTTCATCTCCGACAGAAAGCCTCCCTTACCCCCCCGGGAGATCCCGGACCCCTCCTTGTCCCCTGGCGTGCGCAAACAGGTGGACTTCGCCGCCGAGGGGGCCAGGGTGGAGGTAAGGCGCACCGTGCGCTACCGGGACGGCCGGGTGCGGGAGAGCAAGGTGGTGAGCGTGTACAGGCCCTGGGGTGCCGTGTACCTGGTGGGGCCTACCCCACCTCCAGAAGCACCGCCCGCTCCACCGGCACAAGGCGGTGGGGCTCCGTAA
- a CDS encoding NAD(P)-dependent oxidoreductase yields MDFGLPKEQGVVKTQPPFGEVREGRVALTPQGVRELVERGHRVYVERGAGERAGFPDGAYEEAGARLVSREEAFGRGEVVLKVGRPTLEEIALLRPGATIMAFMHLAVAESSLVEAMAEKGLTAIGYELIGAGGRRPVLKAMSEIAGRLAPQIAGRLLEAPFGPGVLLSGLPGIPPADVVILGAGVLGRAAARAFLGMGASVYLLDKELSALEEASKEAKGAVTALITQSRLERYAAFADVLVGAVAVPGERAPLLLSRALLSRMRPGAVLLDFAIDQGGIAETSRVGVYQEMGITHFCLPNVPALVPRTSSHALTATLLPFLLEVEEDPLGVPELRQGAYLLLGQKGGHLE; encoded by the coding sequence ATGGACTTTGGCCTACCCAAGGAGCAAGGCGTGGTCAAGACCCAACCCCCCTTCGGGGAGGTGCGGGAGGGACGGGTGGCCCTTACCCCCCAGGGGGTGCGGGAGCTGGTGGAGAGGGGCCACCGGGTCTATGTGGAGCGGGGGGCGGGAGAACGGGCGGGCTTCCCCGATGGGGCCTACGAGGAGGCCGGGGCCCGGTTGGTGAGCCGGGAGGAAGCCTTTGGCCGTGGGGAGGTGGTCTTGAAGGTGGGAAGGCCCACCCTCGAGGAGATCGCCCTGCTCCGACCCGGAGCCACCATCATGGCCTTCATGCACCTGGCGGTGGCGGAATCCTCCCTGGTGGAGGCCATGGCGGAAAAGGGTTTGACCGCCATCGGCTACGAACTCATCGGAGCCGGGGGGAGGCGCCCCGTGCTCAAGGCCATGAGCGAGATCGCAGGCCGCCTGGCCCCCCAGATCGCCGGGAGGCTTCTGGAGGCCCCCTTTGGTCCCGGGGTGCTTCTTTCCGGGCTGCCGGGGATTCCCCCTGCGGATGTGGTCATCCTGGGGGCGGGGGTTTTGGGAAGGGCGGCGGCCCGCGCCTTTTTGGGAATGGGGGCCTCGGTCTACCTCCTGGACAAGGAGCTTTCCGCCCTGGAGGAAGCCTCCAAGGAGGCCAAGGGGGCGGTTACCGCCCTCATCACCCAAAGCCGGCTGGAGCGGTACGCCGCCTTTGCCGACGTCCTGGTGGGAGCGGTGGCGGTGCCTGGGGAGAGGGCCCCCCTCCTCCTAAGCCGGGCCCTGCTTTCCCGCATGCGCCCGGGGGCCGTGCTCCTGGATTTCGCCATCGACCAGGGGGGAATTGCGGAAACCAGCCGGGTGGGGGTGTACCAGGAGATGGGCATCACCCACTTCTGCCTCCCCAACGTTCCCGCCCTGGTGCCCCGTACCAGCAGCCACGCCCTCACCGCCACCCTTTTGCCCTTTCTCCTAGAGGTGGAGGAGGATCCCTTGGGGGTTCCCGAGCTCCGGCAAGGGGCTTACCTCCTCCTGGGCCAGAAAGGAGGCCACCTGGAATGA
- the topA gene encoding type I DNA topoisomerase, with product MLGPGYEVRASLGHVADLPERELGVDVERDFAPTYEIKKDKKPVVEALKRAAEGKRLLIATDPDREGEAIGWHVARLLGRDPREPLRVEFHEITPRVVRQAVQNPRPIDQNLVDAQQARRVLDRLVGYNLSPLLSLEFRKRALSAGRVQSVALRLVVEREEEIEAFRPEEYWTLEGVFTLGQDRTLPASLYEVEGKRLWAGQGEKEGKLHLANEAQAQALAEEVKGRSYRVVQVETKERRKSPPPPFTTSTLQQAASSRLGYTASRTMRIAQRLYEGVDLPEGTVGLITYMRTDSVRVSPEALQAAREVIQRIFGLEYLPEGPRVYRNRKEGVQDAHEAIRPTDVRRTPDSVRKYLSDEEYRLYDLIWRRFVASQMRDALYDQTVVLLKDEGEKPRFTFRASGSVLKFEGYLKAWGRGDEGGVAQAVNEGQEAEAEPPLPLVAEGTGAELLEVKTQQHFTEPPPRYTDATLVKTMEELGIGRPSTYAPTLETLEKRGYVVRKGRTLLPTPLGRQVTHYLKERFPQVVAYEFTARMEDRLDQVEEGKAPWPKVVWEFYEPFLGELSQVPKKTCPRCGRPLELKVSRFGQFLGCTGYPECTYTEPLERKKEAEPIGEACPKCGRPLVRKEGRYGSFIACSGYPECDYTRDDGEPTGHTCPKCGSQVLEKRSRRGKPYYKCENNACDFLSFYPLLDQTCPSCGWPLVKKGEGACMNPACPVHDPKLIPPPKASSRAASPSGDSASRGRRSSRRKAARAGESRTGAKAKAKVQEPSPPKPPKDWEELKPFLGELTPEERQAAEALALGEVLSPEAAKLAQRAIFKLRMKKGRARKEAVT from the coding sequence ATGTTGGGGCCCGGCTATGAGGTGCGGGCGAGTTTGGGGCACGTGGCCGACCTGCCGGAACGAGAGCTCGGGGTGGATGTGGAGCGGGACTTCGCCCCCACCTACGAGATAAAAAAGGACAAGAAGCCCGTGGTGGAGGCGTTGAAGCGGGCTGCTGAGGGCAAGCGCCTTCTCATCGCCACCGACCCTGACCGGGAGGGGGAGGCCATCGGCTGGCATGTGGCGAGGCTTCTGGGCCGCGATCCCAGGGAGCCTCTAAGGGTGGAGTTCCACGAGATCACGCCCAGGGTGGTGCGGCAGGCGGTGCAAAACCCTAGGCCCATAGACCAGAACCTGGTGGATGCCCAGCAGGCCCGGAGGGTCCTGGATCGTCTGGTGGGCTATAACCTCTCTCCTCTCCTTTCCCTGGAGTTCCGCAAGCGGGCCCTCTCCGCGGGAAGGGTCCAGAGCGTGGCCCTACGGCTGGTGGTGGAGCGGGAGGAGGAGATCGAGGCCTTCCGCCCGGAGGAGTACTGGACCTTGGAGGGGGTTTTCACCCTGGGCCAGGACCGAACCCTTCCCGCAAGCCTCTATGAGGTGGAGGGCAAGCGGCTATGGGCCGGCCAGGGGGAGAAGGAGGGGAAGCTCCACCTGGCGAACGAGGCCCAGGCCCAGGCCTTGGCCGAGGAGGTCAAGGGCCGGTCCTACCGCGTGGTCCAGGTGGAGACCAAGGAGCGCCGCAAATCTCCCCCGCCTCCTTTCACCACCTCCACCTTGCAGCAGGCGGCCAGCAGCCGTCTAGGCTACACGGCAAGCCGCACCATGCGCATCGCCCAGCGCCTCTACGAGGGCGTGGATCTTCCCGAAGGGACGGTGGGCCTCATCACCTACATGCGCACCGACTCGGTGCGGGTTTCCCCGGAGGCCTTGCAAGCGGCCCGGGAGGTCATTCAAAGGATCTTTGGCCTCGAGTACCTGCCGGAAGGCCCCAGGGTTTACCGGAACCGCAAGGAGGGGGTGCAGGACGCCCACGAGGCCATCCGCCCCACCGACGTGCGGCGCACTCCCGATAGCGTGAGGAAGTACCTTTCCGACGAGGAGTATCGCCTTTACGACCTCATTTGGCGGCGCTTTGTCGCCAGCCAGATGCGGGATGCCCTCTACGACCAGACGGTGGTGCTTCTCAAAGATGAGGGGGAGAAGCCCCGTTTCACCTTCCGCGCCTCGGGCTCGGTGCTTAAGTTTGAGGGGTACCTGAAGGCCTGGGGGCGGGGGGATGAAGGGGGGGTGGCGCAAGCGGTAAATGAGGGGCAAGAGGCGGAGGCGGAACCCCCCTTGCCCCTGGTGGCGGAGGGCACAGGGGCGGAGCTTTTGGAGGTCAAGACCCAGCAACACTTTACCGAGCCCCCGCCCCGGTACACGGACGCCACCTTGGTGAAGACCATGGAGGAGCTCGGCATCGGGCGTCCCTCCACCTACGCCCCCACCCTGGAAACCCTGGAAAAGCGGGGGTATGTGGTGCGCAAGGGGCGTACCCTGCTGCCCACCCCCCTGGGTCGTCAGGTGACCCACTACCTTAAGGAGCGCTTCCCTCAGGTGGTGGCCTACGAGTTCACCGCCCGCATGGAGGATCGCCTGGACCAGGTGGAGGAAGGGAAAGCCCCCTGGCCCAAGGTGGTTTGGGAGTTCTACGAGCCCTTTCTGGGGGAACTTTCCCAGGTGCCCAAGAAGACCTGTCCCCGGTGCGGGAGGCCTTTGGAGCTAAAGGTAAGCCGCTTCGGCCAGTTTCTGGGGTGCACGGGCTACCCGGAGTGCACCTACACCGAGCCTTTGGAGAGGAAAAAGGAGGCCGAGCCCATCGGGGAGGCTTGCCCCAAGTGCGGAAGACCCCTGGTGCGCAAGGAGGGCCGGTATGGCAGCTTCATCGCCTGCTCCGGCTACCCCGAGTGCGATTACACCCGGGACGATGGCGAGCCCACGGGGCATACTTGCCCCAAGTGCGGAAGCCAGGTCCTCGAGAAGCGAAGCCGCCGGGGTAAGCCCTACTACAAGTGCGAGAACAACGCCTGCGATTTCCTATCCTTCTACCCCCTCTTGGACCAGACCTGCCCTTCCTGCGGCTGGCCCTTGGTGAAGAAGGGGGAAGGAGCCTGCATGAACCCTGCCTGCCCGGTTCATGACCCCAAGCTGATTCCTCCTCCCAAAGCTTCCAGCCGGGCTGCCTCCCCGTCAGGGGATTCGGCTTCCAGGGGCAGGAGGTCCTCCCGCCGCAAGGCCGCTAGGGCGGGAGAAAGCCGCACTGGGGCGAAGGCCAAGGCGAAGGTTCAGGAACCTTCCCCACCCAAACCCCCCAAGGACTGGGAGGAGCTGAAACCCTTCCTTGGGGAACTCACCCCGGAAGAGCGCCAGGCGGCGGAGGCCTTGGCCCTTGGGGAAGTCCTTTCCCCGGAAGCGGCCAAGCTGGCCCAGCGGGCCATCTTCAAGCTACGCATGAAGAAGGGCCGCGCCAGGAAGGAGGCGGTTACCTGA
- a CDS encoding glutaredoxin family protein — protein sequence MDLVFVTREGCGLCEKAERALWTLGIPYVRRDVDQDPGLFRLYTFRVPVLLLGEAVLLEGAFGEKELLALVARWQESKGGEA from the coding sequence ATGGACCTGGTCTTCGTCACCCGCGAGGGGTGCGGCCTTTGCGAGAAGGCGGAAAGGGCCCTCTGGACCCTGGGAATACCCTATGTGCGCCGGGATGTGGACCAAGACCCCGGGCTTTTCCGCCTCTACACCTTCCGGGTACCCGTGCTCCTCCTGGGGGAAGCGGTGCTTTTGGAAGGAGCCTTTGGGGAGAAAGAGCTGCTGGCCCTTGTGGCGCGCTGGCAGGAGTCCAAGGGAGGTGAGGCATGA
- a CDS encoding alanyl-tRNA editing protein, protein MRLYQEDSYATRFQARVVRAWSDEQGHHVVLSQTLFYPESGGQPADTGVLKGEFGQVRVLYVFEEAKAFGDVVHRVDGPIPEGAEVEGEIDWNRRFRHMQRHTAQHILSQALLRAGGYHTIAVSLDSPVSTVDLEEEVEEAKLQEAEALANFAVYADYPIEAFWVSEEELARYPLRRPPKVQGQVRLVRIGDFDLAACGGTHLRTSAQAGPIKVLKWERYKGGSRVYFMAGWEALEDYHAKHALLSRLALSFSTSPLELEKPVRRLQEEVYALKGENLELKEALVEALLPRALEERVLLVPAPVLGDLAKRLLSWSEKTFLLLSPEGRFAALGPGRQEVLERLKALGAKGGGKEVVQGSLPKEKVAAALDPSLVS, encoded by the coding sequence ATGAGGCTTTACCAGGAGGACAGCTACGCCACCCGCTTCCAGGCCCGGGTGGTGCGGGCTTGGAGCGATGAGCAGGGCCACCATGTCGTGCTTTCTCAAACCCTCTTTTACCCGGAGTCCGGGGGGCAACCTGCGGACACGGGCGTGCTGAAAGGGGAGTTTGGCCAGGTGCGGGTGCTTTACGTCTTTGAGGAAGCCAAGGCCTTCGGGGATGTGGTGCACCGTGTGGACGGCCCTATCCCCGAGGGAGCGGAGGTGGAGGGAGAGATCGACTGGAACCGGCGGTTTCGACACATGCAGCGCCACACCGCCCAGCACATTCTTTCCCAGGCCCTCCTCAGGGCCGGGGGGTACCACACCATCGCCGTGAGCCTGGATAGCCCGGTTTCCACCGTGGACCTCGAGGAGGAAGTGGAGGAGGCCAAGCTCCAGGAGGCGGAGGCCCTGGCCAACTTCGCCGTGTACGCGGACTACCCCATAGAGGCCTTTTGGGTTTCTGAGGAGGAGCTTGCCCGTTACCCTTTAAGGCGGCCTCCCAAGGTTCAGGGCCAGGTGCGCCTGGTGCGGATCGGGGACTTTGACCTGGCGGCCTGCGGGGGCACCCACCTGAGGACCAGTGCCCAGGCGGGCCCCATCAAGGTCCTGAAGTGGGAGCGGTACAAGGGGGGAAGCCGGGTGTACTTCATGGCGGGGTGGGAGGCTTTGGAGGACTACCATGCCAAGCACGCCCTGCTTTCCCGCCTGGCCCTTTCCTTCTCCACCAGCCCCCTGGAGCTGGAAAAACCGGTGCGTCGGCTTCAGGAAGAGGTGTACGCCCTAAAGGGCGAGAACCTGGAGCTTAAGGAGGCTTTGGTGGAGGCCCTCCTGCCCCGGGCCCTCGAGGAGCGGGTGCTCCTGGTGCCGGCTCCCGTCCTGGGGGACCTGGCCAAGAGGCTTCTTTCCTGGAGCGAGAAGACCTTTTTGCTCCTTTCCCCCGAGGGTCGCTTCGCCGCCCTGGGCCCCGGCCGGCAGGAGGTTTTGGAAAGGCTTAAGGCCCTTGGGGCCAAGGGCGGGGGAAAGGAGGTGGTCCAGGGAAGCCTGCCCAAGGAAAAGGTGGCCGCGGCCTTGGATCCAAGCCTCGTAAGCTAA
- a CDS encoding pseudouridine synthase → MRGERLDKLLAHLGLGSRKEVARLVRSGQVQVEGRVIRDPAFHVPPGARLEVDGEPLVLRCHHHILLHKPAGYVTSRREGPSVYALLEGFPTRDLSPVGRLDKDTEGLLLFTTDGELLHRLTHPRHKVEKRYLVHLERPATREDQEAFREGLVLEGTRLLPAELSWDQDPTRVELVLREGRFHQVKRMFQARGNRVLYLKRLSLGPLTLGDLPVGQARYLSQEEEEALYRVVGLFTDL, encoded by the coding sequence ATGAGGGGGGAAAGGCTCGACAAGCTCCTCGCCCACCTGGGCCTAGGAAGCCGCAAGGAGGTGGCCCGCCTGGTGCGAAGCGGCCAGGTGCAGGTGGAAGGCCGGGTGATCAGGGACCCAGCCTTTCACGTGCCCCCAGGTGCCCGCCTCGAGGTGGACGGTGAACCCCTTGTCTTGCGGTGCCACCACCACATCCTCCTGCACAAGCCGGCGGGGTACGTGACCAGCCGGAGGGAAGGCCCTTCGGTCTACGCTCTCCTGGAAGGCTTTCCCACCCGGGACCTCTCCCCGGTGGGCCGCCTGGACAAGGACACGGAAGGGCTTCTCCTCTTCACCACCGACGGCGAGCTTCTCCACCGCCTCACCCATCCCCGGCACAAGGTGGAAAAGCGCTACCTGGTCCATCTGGAACGCCCCGCCACAAGGGAGGACCAGGAGGCCTTTAGAGAGGGCCTGGTTCTAGAGGGCACGCGGCTTCTTCCCGCGGAGCTCTCCTGGGACCAAGACCCCACCCGGGTGGAGCTGGTCCTGAGGGAAGGGCGCTTTCACCAGGTAAAGCGCATGTTCCAGGCTCGAGGGAACCGTGTCCTCTACCTGAAGCGGCTCTCCCTGGGCCCCCTCACCCTAGGGGACCTCCCCGTAGGACAGGCCCGCTACCTCTCCCAAGAGGAGGAGGAAGCCCTGTACCGGGTGGTGGGGCTTTTCACAGACCTTTAA
- the lgt gene encoding prolipoprotein diacylglyceryl transferase, whose product MIQIGPLRIQWYGFLLTLAIFIGFELAKRRLRAWGLDAEKFEVVAFFAVIFGVVGARLGYVLTSPGYFLQNPIEVLYIWHGGLSFHGAILGGALVFFYFHKRKGYPLWPYLDAATPGVALGIIAGRIGNLMNGSDTVGRLTSLPIGFTWPEWAKGFPGICPGIEDISQVYRCAELLRGPVHLTQIYGALVGLILLPLSYYWLRKKPFYGYAFWSFILWYSVLRSVLEEPFRLNPLWLPVYRNDELGIGLFTATQVVSLPLILLSWYMLRRLGR is encoded by the coding sequence ATGATCCAAATCGGCCCCTTGCGCATCCAGTGGTACGGCTTCCTCCTGACCCTGGCCATCTTCATCGGCTTCGAGCTGGCCAAGCGCAGGCTTAGGGCCTGGGGGTTGGATGCGGAGAAGTTTGAGGTGGTGGCCTTCTTTGCGGTCATCTTCGGGGTGGTGGGGGCCCGGCTGGGCTACGTGCTCACCTCCCCGGGCTACTTCCTGCAAAACCCCATAGAGGTCCTGTACATCTGGCACGGAGGCCTCTCCTTCCACGGGGCCATTCTGGGCGGGGCTTTGGTCTTCTTCTACTTCCATAAGCGAAAGGGCTACCCCCTCTGGCCCTACCTGGACGCCGCCACCCCGGGGGTGGCCTTGGGCATCATCGCCGGCAGGATCGGGAACCTGATGAATGGCTCGGATACCGTGGGGCGCCTCACCTCCTTGCCCATCGGCTTCACCTGGCCGGAGTGGGCCAAGGGCTTCCCGGGAATCTGCCCCGGCATAGAGGACATCTCCCAGGTGTACCGGTGCGCGGAACTTCTCCGGGGCCCCGTGCACCTCACCCAGATCTACGGGGCCCTGGTGGGCCTCATCCTCCTGCCCCTCTCCTACTACTGGCTTCGCAAAAAGCCTTTTTACGGGTACGCCTTCTGGAGCTTCATCCTCTGGTACAGCGTGCTCCGCTCGGTCCTCGAGGAGCCCTTCCGGCTGAACCCCTTGTGGCTTCCCGTGTACCGCAATGACGAGCTGGGCATCGGCCTCTTCACCGCCACCCAGGTGGTGAGCCTGCCCCTCATCCTCCTTTCCTGGTACATGCTGCGGCGCCTGGGCCGGTAA
- a CDS encoding nucleotidyltransferase domain-containing protein, which translates to MASEALRLRMAAWEALLEEAQAYATRVRATLGEARVYLYGSVARGSFNLESDIDLLVVSPHLPKDPLERFLFLQGLNPGRVEAKGLTPEEFAQAMAKGALWWLEGALEL; encoded by the coding sequence GTGGCCTCGGAAGCCCTTAGGCTGCGAATGGCCGCCTGGGAGGCCCTCCTGGAAGAGGCCCAAGCCTACGCCACAAGGGTGCGGGCAACCCTGGGAGAGGCCCGGGTTTACCTTTATGGCTCGGTAGCCCGGGGTAGCTTCAACCTGGAAAGCGACATAGACCTCCTGGTGGTCTCCCCCCATCTGCCGAAAGACCCCTTAGAGCGCTTCCTCTTCCTCCAAGGCCTCAACCCCGGGCGGGTGGAGGCCAAGGGCCTAACCCCGGAGGAGTTCGCCCAGGCCATGGCCAAGGGGGCCCTGTGGTGGCTGGAAGGAGCCTTGGAGCTATGA
- a CDS encoding DUF456 domain-containing protein: protein MDAFADWLFVVLWGAGVLLTLVPFVPATLLILAAALLHEALVGFRELSLGLWLALGVLALLAMSLDNLATLLGARRYGAGRAGLWGAFLGGVLGLFLGVVGVLVLPFVLAWLFEYLSGRKPEEALRAAWGTLVGLMGGVVAKAIVHVAMGILVIRAIF, encoded by the coding sequence GTGGATGCCTTCGCCGACTGGCTCTTCGTGGTCCTCTGGGGGGCGGGGGTGCTCCTCACCCTGGTGCCCTTCGTCCCCGCCACCCTCCTGATCCTGGCGGCCGCCCTCCTCCATGAGGCCCTGGTGGGCTTCCGGGAGCTTTCCCTGGGCCTGTGGCTGGCCCTGGGCGTCCTGGCCCTTCTGGCCATGAGCCTGGACAACCTCGCCACCCTCCTGGGGGCCAGAAGGTACGGGGCGGGGCGGGCAGGGCTATGGGGAGCGTTTTTGGGCGGGGTTTTGGGCCTCTTTCTGGGAGTGGTGGGGGTTTTGGTGCTCCCCTTTGTGCTGGCCTGGCTCTTTGAGTACCTTTCGGGGCGGAAACCCGAGGAGGCCCTTCGGGCGGCCTGGGGCACCCTGGTGGGCCTCATGGGGGGCGTGGTGGCCAAGGCGATCGTCCACGTGGCCATGGGGATCCTGGTGATCCGGGCCATCTTCTGA
- a CDS encoding acetyl-CoA hydrolase/transferase family protein — protein MSYRKKLTSPEDAVTLIRSGMRVFVSGNAATPTPILKALAARKEELENVELVHLLQMGEDPFASPEMEGHFRRRSLFVGPTDREAVNQGRADYVPIMLHQVPWLFKRRILPLDAAIVQVSPPDEHGFCSLGVEVIATKAALEAAPIVIAMVNPRMPRTLGDTFVHVSRFTAIVELDWPLPELKREGFGEVERRIGEHVASLIEDGATLQMGIGAIPDAVLASLEGRRDLGIHTEMISDGVLEAFEKGLITGARKTLHPGKVVGTFVLGSERLYRFVHDNPLFELHPADYVNDPFVVAQNRKMVAINSAIEVDLTGQVVADSIGTRIYSGFGGQLDFIRGAARSEGGKPIIALPSTAKGQSRIVPYLKPGAGVVTTRADVHYVVTEWGIAELFGRSLRERALALIEVAHPDFREELLKAAWERRLLPRVYPGIDLGPKGSG, from the coding sequence ATGAGCTACCGCAAGAAGCTGACTTCCCCCGAGGATGCCGTCACCCTCATCCGATCCGGGATGCGGGTCTTCGTTTCCGGAAACGCCGCCACCCCTACCCCCATCCTGAAGGCCCTGGCCGCCCGCAAGGAGGAGCTGGAGAACGTGGAACTCGTCCACCTCTTGCAGATGGGGGAGGATCCCTTTGCCTCCCCGGAGATGGAGGGGCACTTCCGGCGCCGCTCCCTCTTCGTGGGGCCCACCGACCGGGAGGCGGTGAACCAGGGCCGGGCCGACTACGTGCCCATCATGCTCCACCAGGTGCCCTGGCTTTTCAAAAGGCGCATCCTTCCCCTGGATGCCGCCATCGTCCAGGTTTCCCCGCCCGACGAGCACGGCTTCTGCTCCCTGGGGGTGGAGGTGATCGCCACCAAGGCGGCCCTCGAGGCGGCCCCCATCGTGATCGCCATGGTGAACCCCAGGATGCCGAGAACCCTGGGGGATACCTTCGTCCACGTCTCCCGCTTCACCGCCATCGTGGAGCTGGACTGGCCCCTGCCCGAGCTGAAGCGGGAGGGCTTTGGCGAGGTGGAGCGGAGGATCGGGGAGCACGTGGCGAGCCTCATTGAGGATGGGGCCACCTTGCAGATGGGCATCGGGGCCATTCCCGATGCCGTGCTGGCCAGCCTCGAGGGCAGGCGGGACTTAGGCATCCACACGGAGATGATCTCCGACGGGGTTCTGGAGGCCTTTGAAAAGGGCCTCATCACAGGGGCCAGGAAGACCCTTCACCCTGGCAAGGTGGTCGGCACCTTTGTCCTGGGCTCGGAACGGCTCTACCGCTTCGTCCACGACAACCCCCTCTTTGAACTCCACCCCGCGGACTACGTGAACGATCCCTTTGTGGTGGCCCAGAACCGCAAGATGGTGGCCATCAACTCCGCCATCGAGGTGGACCTTACCGGCCAGGTGGTGGCGGACTCCATCGGCACCCGCATCTACTCGGGCTTCGGCGGTCAGCTGGACTTCATCCGTGGGGCGGCGAGGAGCGAGGGGGGCAAGCCCATCATCGCCCTGCCCTCCACCGCCAAGGGGCAAAGCCGTATCGTTCCCTACCTGAAGCCAGGGGCCGGGGTGGTCACCACCCGGGCCGATGTGCACTACGTGGTCACCGAGTGGGGCATCGCCGAACTCTTCGGCCGCTCCCTAAGGGAGAGGGCCCTGGCCCTCATTGAGGTGGCCCACCCCGACTTCCGGGAGGAGCTTTTGAAAGCGGCGTGGGAGAGGAGGCTTCTGCCCAGGGTTTATCCGGGCATCGACCTGGGGCCTAAGGGTTCTGGCTAG
- a CDS encoding HEPN domain-containing protein, giving the protein MAPLDWEEWARWHAQAQHTLASGKRDLEEGDYDWASFKAHQAGEYALKGLLRGLGQPAFGHALIRLLQALKEAGHEVPEALEEKARTLDAHYIPARYPDAYPEGSPYEYYTRARAEEALRAAEGVLKWAEEVWRGLGSP; this is encoded by the coding sequence ATGGCACCCCTGGACTGGGAGGAATGGGCAAGATGGCACGCGCAAGCCCAGCATACCCTGGCCTCTGGGAAGCGGGACCTGGAGGAAGGGGACTACGACTGGGCCAGCTTTAAGGCCCACCAGGCAGGGGAATACGCCCTTAAGGGCCTGCTACGGGGACTAGGACAGCCCGCCTTTGGTCACGCCCTGATCCGCCTGCTCCAGGCGCTGAAGGAAGCGGGCCATGAGGTCCCCGAAGCCTTGGAAGAAAAGGCGCGCACCTTAGACGCCCATTACATTCCCGCCCGCTATCCCGATGCCTACCCCGAAGGAAGCCCCTACGAGTACTACACGCGGGCCCGGGCTGAGGAGGCCCTAAGGGCAGCCGAGGGCGTTCTGAAATGGGCAGAGGAGGTTTGGCGTGGCCTCGGAAGCCCTTAG